The genomic region GGCCAAACGTCTGATGGAGGAGGCCAAGGAGAAAGATCAGAACCTAAAGAGACACCGACGCAACATCATCTCCTCCATGCGGCAGAGGATTGGAGCCGCCGTGAGAGCCGTGACCCAAAGGTTTACAAGCTGCATCCAAAAAAGCGCCCACTAGAGGTGAAGATCGATCCCCCGGTTGTGACTGGCGCCCCCCGGCCTCCATCTAGAGACATCACCAATTGACTACTAATGGTTAATAAATATACCATTTACATTTCTGTTTTGCTGCTTCTGCTCTGATCATTTTTTATAGATTTGTGTCTGCcgttaatatgtaaattagggggATGCAAATCCCGCCTACAAGGGGTGTGGCTAAGCTGCAGGAATTTGGGGGGTGTGAATGACCTGTACTAGGTGTAAGGGTATAATAAAGGGGCACTCCGACTATGGACACTTATGGAACAGCCACAGGATCTGCTGTATAGGGCTGATAGGTGGGAGCTCCATCTGTGCGGCTGTACTcgctgctccctggtcttctctagGTGTTGCATAGTGCTGACTGTGTACATGTGCTGTGCAATGTCCGGTCACAATGCAGTGCGGGCCCAGAGAAGGACAGGGAGCGGTGAGTGGAGGGGGAGCGCCTGGATATGCTAAGGGCCAGCGCCGTCCAAAGGGGCAAGCTCATTTAGTTATTTTTGGACTGGTCTGAGGTCAGACGTGGGAGGTCCGatgaataaaataatatattttttgagaTTTTTCTCCTCTAAACCCTAAGTGCGTCTTCTAAAGCGTAGAATAAGGTGCATGTTGGATTCTCCTAACATGTAAGTTCCCCTGTATCATCTATTAACTCTTCTATTCCTCTACCCGACACCCTCTCCCATCAACTACCTGATCTTTATTGCAGCGTCTCAGGATGGCCTCCACCGGTCCTACTGGGTCAATCAACTGCTCAATTTTCACACAGTTCCGCAAAATCATGGCGGCATCGGATGTAGACGTAGACCCTTTAATaaagctgagctgcgcctaggccttgtgaccaatgaacgttaCGTTGCGTGACTTAGACTAAGCTGTGCGGAGGCCATGGCGCTGCTGCGAGCTCAGcttcattgaagtgaaaggggctgagctgtgataccaagcacaaccactagaaaatggatggcgctgtgcttggtgggtAAGAACTAAGACCAGCTTTTTGTGTGTACCGCTCTGCACCACAGCCTGCTCCACCTGTGGGCAGCGACAACCCAGTGGATCCCGGGCATCCAGGACTTCAAGGATAACGTCAGATGCTTCCACCACCTACATGACAAGAGGGTAGAGGACGTCAGGTAGAGCCTCAGGTCGTCACTTCAGAATTTCCAGATGACTGGATGCTAGATTAAAAGCATGTCATTGTCTTAAAGGGGAATCCTGTGATGGACATGGTATGTCATCACTCGGCACGGTTCTGACCTCTGGTATCCCCATGAATCCTGTGACTGAAGGGGTATCCTGTGACGATATGGTATGTCATCACTTGGCACGGTTCTGACCTCTGGTATCCCCCGGATCTTGAGAATGAAGGGGTTGCAGCACTGATTCTGGGCTTTCCCTGTCCAGCTGCTGTGCTAGGAAACTGAGCTCAGCTCCAGTCACATGAATGGGACCTGCTGTAGGTCCCGCCACAGCCGGAGAGGCGCTGTGCTAGAAATTATCAGGATCAATGGGGAACCTCCGGTCGGACCTCCGCTTATCATAAAGGGATGCACCATCACTttacaagatgggaatacccatgaATGTGCCCCAtcttgacatttatggcatattgttcAGCTATGTCCGATAGCAGTGAATGGACAGCAAACATGCGCATGCTCGGCCACCCCTCCAAACACGATGTTCGACTTCTAAAAATTGCAGAATCAGGAGCTCTGATATTATAcacagtcccatagtggtgaatggagggggAGCTGCGTATGGGCAGCTTGCTCTCCATTTACTTTGTGGCCCCATTCTTGAGCTAGAGGTGTAGGACCCGCACCAGTCAGACATTTATAGCACATCCTAGCAATGTCCAGATacaacaactcctttaaagacaTAGTATGTACAGTCCGCTTCGTGTATCTAAACACACAGGTCACTCTACACGGATACAAGCCAATCAGCCGTGCAAGCAAATGAGTTTTCGGCCACTAAATGCGTGCTTTATAGTCACTGTCAGCAAGCAGTGATCTTGAAAACAGTGAAGAATTGAACCAAAAAGAACATAATAAAGTTGCAGATTATGAAACCAAGAGTCGGGCGGCGGGCAGCTGGACGTGAGGCAGGGATGCATCCCTGTAGGTGCTGGCACATCCCGGCAGACGGGCACTGACCTTTTTGAATTCCCGATAATAGGCTTTCCTGGAGTTCTCATTCTCTAGCTGCTCGTGTTTCTCCAAGCTCCGCAGATCTGCCTCCTGCACACAGGAAAGGGTTAACGTCAACTTGTCAGTGGATCAGTCATACAGTGATATCTCCTGACAATACACtactgcagggatgctcaacctgcggccctccagatgttgcaaaactacaactcccagcatgtcctaatAGATGtaggctatccaggcatgctgggagttgtagttttgcaacagctggaaagccgcaggttgggcatgcctgcaCTACTGCATACAGGTTGCAGCTTGTACTCCGCAGATCACCGCACTGCACTTTATTACAGGGGTAAGgaaagagtaaggctactttcacacttgcgttcttgccCGATCCGGCAGGGataagcaaaaacgcttccgtcatgataatacaaccggctgcatccgttataTCATCTTTACATGAAGGCTCCCTCTGCTGCGCACTCCACTTCTTGGTCACTACGCGGCGTCTCGTCTCCAGTGGAGCggtggcgtagtgtaattacaagcactcGCTCCATTCATTTGTACGGATGGAGCACTTGTATTATACCGCGCTTCCGAaacgaagtgcagtgtaatgaagaggaagcggcTCTCGCATGTAGCACCgccgtctcttcaaacagctgatctgcgggggtcctgaCGATGGGTCATCAATAATAACGGCCGCACCACCCCTTTAAGTGCCTCTGTGTGGAGGACCAACATTCATGGacatcccattgatttcaatgatgatgaataggtGGCATCTGCCATGGACTGCTGGGATGGATCCTAAGGATATCAGTACGGGACCAGCTGATGCCACAAGGGCTACGTTCTACTAAAATCTCCAAAATGTCGGCGCTCTACACACCTTCTGCTCAAACTCCCTCTGCCGCCTCAGTGCATCGTTCTGAAACGTGTCCAAGCTCCTTCTCTTCGCCAGTTCTTTCTGCCGGGCATCTTTTTGCTTTGCTTTCATCTCTTCTACCTGTGATGAAGAAAGAAAGTCTATCAGCGCAGAATCTGCACCCCGGGTGCTACACTATCacctttgaaggggttgtctcatcttggacattggggtcatattggtaggatatgcccccaatgtctgataagtGCTGGTCTCATACCTAAGCTTAAAACGCAGCCCGCAAAGTGACAGAGGGCGCACCATGCATGCGCGGGCGCcatccattgatttctatgggggtgctgaaAATGGCCCATATTCTCCACCACTCTATTGATTTCTATAGGGTTTATGGCCGGctctcccataaaaatgaatggagggcgccctccgtcactttgtgggctccattctaaggatagatgggacccgcacctatcagacactggaggcatttcctagcgatatgaccccaatgtccaagacgggacaacccctttaaaataggcCAGTGAATGGAAAGCAAGCCTTGCCTGCACGGCCACCTCTCTGTTCTccgctatgggactgccggaaatagccgagccagcgatcGGTTACTTTTGGAATTCACATAGCGGTGGATGGAGGGTGGGCGCTCTACCTTCACTTCAGAGGCCCAATTCTGGAGAGAGGAGCGGGTCCcgccatctgatattgatggcatattctattgcagggatgtccaacctgcagcagtccagctgttgtaaagctacaactctcaccatgtcctgctgtagccagtctgggcatgctgggagttgtagttttgcaacagccggagtGCCGCAGGTTGGGCTTCCCTGTCCTAGCAAATTGCTGAGATAAGACGACCCCGGGTGATGAGATCCCCATCATCTGGCACATAATACATCCGCACGGTGCTCTGCTATAACTGCCCTTATAGAACAACTGAGCTCCCATTATACGATGTCAGAATCTCCCCAGGAgccaatgataataataatacattattatttatatagcgccaacgtattccgcagcgctttacaattccggggttcatgtacaaacagtcataaataacatagcaacagacaagtcaataattagaacaagaggaatgagggtcctgctcgcaagagcttacaatctatgaggggaaagggggagacacaaaaggtaaaagtgcttgttttgtgcaATGGATCTTTGGAAAACAGGGGAGTCTATATAAAGCCGCACGAGCCGTCACCCgccgatatctgtagtgcttctgggtGCGGGGGAGAGTTTGCTGGAGGATCAGGTTTAGGAAATGGTTATAAATGGTCAATACATGGAGAGGAGTAagatcaggggatgtgataggccaccctaaaaagaggtgtttttagggagcgcctTAAACTGTATATATTGTTATttaacctaattgcttgggggtagggcattccagagaaatgGAGCAGCTCTGGAGAAGTCCTGGAGCCGGGAGTGAGAGGTTCTGATTAAGGTGGATGTCAGTCGTAAGTCGTTTGCAGAGCGAAGAGcgcgggtagggtggtagacagaaaaggaggaggagatgtaggggggcagcactatggagagctttgtgggtaaggactgtatgggcaaccagtgcaatgactggcacagggcggaggcatcggagtagtggttggacagataggtggccctggctgctgcattgaggatagattggagaggggaaagtcTGGTGACggggaggccaattaatagtgagttacagtaatcgaggcgggaatggatcagggcaacaatgagagttttagATGTTTCCATAGTGAGGAAGGGGcggattctagagatgtttttaaGGAGCCGGCGACACAAACGGGCGAGAGATTGATATAGGTGGgtgaaggaaagatcagtgtcaaacgtCACCCCGAGACAGCAGGCGTGCTGCCCATGAGTGATGGTAGTGTCGCATGCTGAGATGGAGATAGCAGGTttgggtaggttagtagatggagagaacaGAAGAAGTTCAGTTGCAGACAGAGAGAGGACATGAAGTTAGAGAAggcggacagacagtcactggtgttctgtaatacagcaggggtgatgtcgGGGGAGGACATGTATAGTTGTgcgtcatcagcatagagatagtCCTGGAAAtcaaatctgctgatggtctgtccaaaTTGGGGCTATGTAGAGAGAGAAGAGCAGAGGACcaaggactgaaccctgaggaaccccaactGCAAGAGGCGAGGAGAAGAAGTGGAGCCAGCAAATGGTACACTGAAAGATCGGTCAGAGAGATATGAAGAAAACATGGAGAGGGCAGTGTCCTTTAGGCTGATAGATTGGAGCAGGTGAGTAGGAGATGGTGGACTACAATGTcaaaagctgcagagaggtcaaggagaatgagcagagagtaGTCACCGTTGTATTTTGCTGTCAGAAGGTcgtcactttggtgagggcagtttctgtagaatgtAGGGTCTGAAAACCTTATTGTAATGGATCAAGGAGAGAGGGAGCAGAGAGATAGCGGATGAGGCGAGAGTAGAGCAGACGCTCCGGGAGTTTTGAGATGAAGGGAAGATTGGAGACTGGTCTGTAGTTAGTTCTGCAGGACAGGTCAAGAGAAGGTTTTTTTAACAGTGGAGTAATGATTGAGTGTTTGACACCCCCCGGACCACCCCAAGTCCCTGTATACATGGTATGATAAGCGGCACACCGGACGGGAGTATCGCCCACATACAAAGCCTTAGACTCACCCTCTTTTTCTTCTGCTCGGCCTCCCTTTTGGCCTGCTCTTTGAAGTGGGAGAGGTTCGGGACGCCGGGATCTTTCTTGACATTTTTCCCAGCATTCAGTGGGTTCTACCCCTGTCAAACCAAAACAACCAGTGAGAAGTTAAAGAGGGTTTCCAACccatgatactgatggcctaccctcaggaCTGATGgagggggggtccaacacccggcacccccactagACGTACTGGGCTGTCCATTTGGATGACAGGCCACATGACCACTGAGACCAATCACTGCAGGGTACAACATCATCAGGTTGGACAGCGACTGCCCGCCGTGATCATGTGACAGGTGGTCCTGGCACACGTCTAATCATCATATATGCTTCTAAACAGCAGAGTGCACATGCGTCAGGAGCctcgccagcggttagggtagggaaaaattacaggCCAGTACGCAGGCGCGGtaatcggatggatgttctcagctggacaccggccgacactgcgcatgcgctgggagcctcactagCGGTTAggggggtagggaaaaagcactggcccgtaatttttcccttccctaaccgctggtgaggctcccggcgcatgcgcagtgtcggccggtgtccagctgagaacatccatccgatcactgcgcctgcgcactggcccgtcagtggcgaccggaagtgacgagggtagggaaatggtgcagagtgtgtcacaggagggggatacgaaaggacaccactactcagtgtgacacgtgccccgatcatccgggcctctgcattatttgttgctttagggagtaccacacttccatggagtactacatttttatccccttccccaattttaattatatttagccactgacaatcgaaaaaaaaactatggttctcagacttgagacactaaaacaaatattattttgtaaaactaaaataaatttaaaaaaaggtatcgccgcgtccataagaatctgctctataaaaataccccatgacctaacccctcagctgaacacggtcaaaaaaaaataattaaaacggtgcaaaaaaaggtgttttttttgtaaccttacatcacaaaaagtgtaatagcaatcaatcaaaaagtcatatgccccccaaaatagtgccaataaaaccgtcctctcataccacaaaaaattagcccctacctaagctaatcggctaaaaactaacaaaaacctgactcttagactatggagatactaaaatgtttttttttttgtttaaaaaaggaaaatatagtgtaaaacctaaataataaaaagaaaaagtggacatattaggtatcgccgcgtctgtaagaatctgctctataaaaatacctcatgacctaacccctcagatgaacactgtcaaaacaatattccattttaatccgttttttccagtaacatagcaagggttaacagccaaacaaaacttaatattaattaccctgattctgcagtttacagaaacaccccatatgtggtcgtaaactgctgtatgaccaaacagggcgcagaaggaaaggaacgccataaggtttctggaaggcagattttggtggccttttttttgacaccatgtcccatttgaaaaacccctgatgcacacctagagtagaaactgcataaaagttaccccatctaagaaactacaccccttaaggtattcaaaactgattttacaaactttattaaccctttaggtgttcctcaacagtttatggcaaatggagacaaaatttcagaatttctatttttggtaaccttgcctcacaaaaatgtaatatagagcaaccaaaaatcatatgtaccccaaaaatagtcccaacaaaactgccacctta from Bufo gargarizans isolate SCDJY-AF-19 chromosome 9, ASM1485885v1, whole genome shotgun sequence harbors:
- the LOC122919845 gene encoding guanine nucleotide-binding protein-like 3-like protein, with product MPSISDGGTRSSLQNWASEVKVEEMKAKQKDARQKELAKRRSLDTFQNDALRRQREFEQKEADLRSLEKHEQLENENSRKAYYREFKKVVEASDVILEVLDARDPLGCRCPQVEQAVVQSGTHKKLVLVLTHQAQLSFIKGSTSTSDAAMILRNCVKIEQLIDPVGPVEAILRRCNKDQVVDGRGCRVEE